From one Perca flavescens isolate YP-PL-M2 chromosome 4, PFLA_1.0, whole genome shotgun sequence genomic stretch:
- the dynlrb1 gene encoding dynein light chain roadblock-type 1 encodes MAEVEETLKRIQSQNGVQGIIIVNTEGIPIKTTLDNASTVQYAGLIHQLVMKARSTVRDIDPQNDLTFLRIRSKKNEIMIAPDKDYFLIVIQNPSD; translated from the exons ATG GCTGAAGTAGAGGAAACTCTGAAGAGAATCCAGAGTCAGAACGGAGTGCAGGGGATCATCATCGTCAATACAGAAG GAATCCCCATCAAGACGACCCTGGACAACGCCAGCACGGTGCAGTACGCGGGACTGATCCACCAGCTGGTGATGAAGGCCCGGAGCACCGTGCGAGACATCGACCCCCAGAACGACCTCACCTTCCTCCGGATCCGCTCCAAGAAGAATGAGATCATGATCGCTCCAG ATAAGGACTATTTCTTGATCGTCATTCAGAACCCCTCGGACTGA